A genomic segment from Arcobacter acticola encodes:
- the glgP gene encoding alpha-glucan family phosphorylase, producing MKLHNYEFDLKYKKSVAYFSMEFAIHQALKIYSGGLGFLAGSHMRSAYDLKQNIVGIGILWSYGYYDQARNEEGYLKADFIRKYYSYLKDLGILARVTICGKEVFVKAYYLAPNIFNSAPLILLSTDIEENDYLSRTITQKLYDANEETRISQEIILGIGGVKVLDALNQKIEIYHMNEGHALPLVYELYNKYESLEKVKEKVIFTTHTPEDAGNEEHDISLLHKFGFFSALSLDKVREITLVKEEKFNLTIGALRASKRTNAVSKLHGLVTNKMWDSCKSASEITSITNAQNKNFWMDKQILKAFQKNKTKDLIERKKVLKQKLFKIVADQTGKLFDENILTLVWARRFADYKRPDLIKKDYERFKRIIENETKPVQIIWAGKPYPFDIKAMNIFNDLISTSHSIKNVAVLIGYELNLSRALKCGADIWINTPRISREASGTSGMTAAMNAAIHFSTDDGWHPEFAKDGINAFTIPPINHDVPIQEQDELDNKNMMDILENIIVPTYYDNPKKWLEIMKNSINDILPTFDSDRMADEYYKKMYLFGNNLQKDITDE from the coding sequence ATGAAACTTCACAACTACGAATTTGATTTAAAATATAAAAAAAGTGTAGCTTATTTTTCGATGGAATTTGCTATTCATCAAGCTTTAAAAATATATTCAGGTGGATTGGGATTTTTAGCTGGTTCGCATATGAGAAGTGCATACGATTTAAAACAAAATATAGTAGGTATTGGTATTTTATGGAGTTATGGATATTATGATCAAGCTCGTAATGAAGAAGGCTACTTAAAAGCTGATTTTATAAGAAAGTACTACTCTTATTTAAAAGATTTAGGAATTTTAGCTAGAGTAACAATATGTGGAAAAGAAGTTTTTGTTAAAGCTTATTATTTAGCACCTAATATATTTAATAGTGCTCCACTTATTTTACTTTCTACTGATATAGAAGAAAATGACTATCTATCAAGAACTATCACTCAGAAACTTTATGATGCAAATGAAGAGACTCGTATATCTCAAGAGATTATATTAGGTATTGGTGGTGTAAAAGTTTTAGATGCTCTAAATCAAAAAATAGAAATTTATCATATGAATGAAGGACATGCTCTTCCTTTAGTATATGAGCTTTACAATAAATATGAATCTTTGGAAAAAGTAAAAGAAAAAGTAATATTTACAACTCACACACCTGAAGATGCAGGTAATGAAGAACATGATATTTCTCTATTACATAAATTTGGTTTTTTTAGTGCCCTTTCATTAGATAAAGTAAGAGAGATAACACTAGTTAAAGAAGAGAAGTTTAACCTTACTATTGGAGCACTAAGAGCTAGCAAAAGAACAAATGCAGTTTCTAAATTACATGGTCTTGTAACAAACAAGATGTGGGATAGTTGCAAAAGTGCCTCAGAAATAACATCTATTACAAATGCACAAAATAAAAACTTCTGGATGGATAAACAAATTTTAAAAGCTTTCCAAAAAAACAAAACAAAAGATCTTATTGAACGTAAAAAAGTTCTAAAACAAAAACTTTTTAAAATAGTTGCAGACCAAACAGGAAAATTGTTTGATGAAAATATTCTTACTTTAGTTTGGGCTAGAAGGTTTGCTGATTATAAACGACCTGACTTAATAAAAAAAGATTATGAACGTTTTAAAAGAATAATTGAAAATGAAACAAAACCAGTTCAAATAATCTGGGCAGGGAAACCTTATCCTTTTGATATAAAAGCAATGAATATATTTAATGATTTGATTAGCACAAGTCATTCTATAAAAAATGTAGCCGTTTTAATTGGCTATGAACTTAATCTTTCAAGAGCACTAAAATGTGGTGCTGATATTTGGATTAATACACCTAGAATATCAAGGGAAGCTAGTGGTACAAGTGGTATGACAGCTGCTATGAATGCTGCGATTCATTTTTCAACAGATGATGGTTGGCATCCTGAGTTTGCAAAAGATGGAATAAATGCATTTACTATTCCACCAATAAATCACGATGTACCTATACAAGAGCAAGATGAACTAGACAATAAAAATATGATGGATATTTTGGAAAATATAATAGTTCCTACATATTATGATAATCCAAAAAAATGGCTAGAAATTATGAAAAATTCAATTAATGATATTCTTCCAACATTTGATTCAGATCGAATGGCAGATGAGTATTATAAAAAGATGTATCTATTTGGAAACAATCTGCAAAAGGATATAACAGATGAATAA
- a CDS encoding glycoside hydrolase family 15 protein: MNNENINILLDKNFNSINKIILSRQDVITGLLPASTAINAHGDYTDAWVRDNVYSILSVWGLSLAYKKHAPEHYRAHILKQSVVKLMRGLLIAMMRQSNKVEAYKQSHNPLDALHAKYATDTGLAVVGDDEWGHLQLDATSLFVLMIAQMTASGLSLIYTMDEVDFVQNLVHYISRTYSTPDYGIWERGNKINHGTAEINCSSVGMAKAALEAMSGFNLFANSKSQEGVIHIVANDIARSRSTLKSLLPRESDSKETDAALLSIIGYPAYAIEDENLVQKTRDKIINKLAGEYGCKRFLLDGHQSSIEDSSRLHYEPSELYEFADIESEWPLFFTYLLLDALMREDEKAINMWKKKLEPLFVEEDGEKLLPELYIVPFENIEAEKANPKSQKRVANENLPLVWAQSLYMLSEMILEGILEINDIDPLSRRKVIGKKVTSTPLVCIICENDGVKEHLRGFNIESQTLHEVEPISCMHASELSKIYSVLGKNEKLGLTGRDLLTARTVSTSRLHILNGETTLFFPYYFDPKAFYFGFDNNLLVEHYISSLRFAASSWTQSKRPVIAFLVREDMLRDHSKDVIIKLLLDLQSNSCETVKIENVKAEALIELAGSEKIDSIKTIQLEALSIQGVGKNKEEYELAAMQHDWTQVRSIAQKNEIYDIRVEDALIDILIAQKRLAVGRAYSVDAIIDKPQKASEIIQTISKYCGENNAEKVLTQEIILHIGHLIKIEPELFTNMLTLRTWDCIQLLVGHISKEKSLSLGDAYEELLRYAPYGIYDTLRFIFKSYSQEVKQLKELENFCVLGAKNLDISIPKKSEHNEISEITDWAVWREKVARIGTLRESFYEDVWNILKQCNGLVIGDKYSTQSRIGSELTLESTIGERSFELKIDSLLQSIAIPVYKKLNIELIETLVELFLANPKLYIQNDLILDVLIGHAVRIAWMKKNSEKNYDEYKGEAWSSFYKLSVDEVQENFIEAFSFLMKEEDLK, translated from the coding sequence ATGAATAATGAAAATATAAATATTTTACTTGATAAAAACTTTAATTCAATTAATAAGATAATACTATCTAGACAAGATGTAATTACAGGATTGCTTCCTGCAAGTACCGCAATAAATGCCCATGGAGATTATACAGATGCTTGGGTAAGAGATAATGTATACAGTATACTTAGTGTTTGGGGACTTTCTTTAGCATATAAAAAACATGCCCCTGAACATTATCGAGCACATATTTTAAAACAAAGTGTTGTTAAGTTAATGCGTGGTCTTTTAATAGCAATGATGAGACAATCTAATAAAGTAGAAGCTTATAAACAAAGTCATAATCCCCTTGATGCATTACATGCAAAATATGCTACAGATACAGGACTTGCAGTTGTAGGAGATGATGAATGGGGACATTTACAACTAGATGCAACTTCACTTTTTGTTCTTATGATTGCACAAATGACAGCTTCTGGACTTTCATTGATTTATACTATGGATGAGGTAGATTTTGTACAAAATCTTGTGCATTACATAAGTAGAACTTACTCAACTCCTGATTATGGAATTTGGGAAAGAGGAAATAAAATCAACCATGGTACAGCTGAGATAAACTGCAGTTCTGTTGGTATGGCAAAAGCAGCTTTAGAAGCTATGAGTGGATTTAATCTTTTTGCTAATAGTAAGTCACAAGAAGGTGTTATACATATTGTTGCAAATGATATTGCACGTTCACGTTCAACTCTTAAAAGTCTTTTACCTAGAGAATCTGATTCTAAAGAAACAGATGCTGCACTATTAAGTATTATTGGCTATCCAGCTTATGCTATTGAAGATGAAAATCTAGTACAAAAAACCAGAGATAAAATTATAAATAAATTAGCAGGAGAATATGGTTGTAAAAGATTTTTACTTGATGGTCATCAAAGTAGTATTGAAGATTCTTCTCGTTTACATTATGAGCCTTCTGAACTTTATGAATTTGCAGATATAGAATCAGAATGGCCTTTATTTTTTACATATCTTTTATTAGATGCTTTAATGCGTGAAGATGAAAAAGCTATAAATATGTGGAAAAAGAAACTAGAACCTCTTTTTGTTGAGGAAGATGGTGAAAAACTTCTTCCTGAATTGTATATTGTTCCTTTTGAAAATATCGAAGCAGAAAAAGCAAATCCTAAATCACAAAAAAGAGTAGCAAATGAAAATCTACCTTTAGTTTGGGCACAAAGTTTATATATGCTAAGTGAAATGATTCTAGAAGGTATCTTAGAAATCAATGATATTGATCCACTTTCAAGAAGAAAAGTCATTGGTAAAAAAGTTACTTCAACACCTCTTGTTTGTATAATCTGTGAAAATGATGGTGTAAAAGAGCATTTGAGAGGGTTTAACATAGAATCACAAACTCTTCATGAAGTAGAACCAATAAGCTGTATGCATGCATCTGAACTTTCAAAAATATACTCAGTACTTGGGAAAAATGAAAAACTAGGACTTACAGGAAGAGATTTATTAACAGCTAGAACTGTAAGTACCTCACGTTTACATATTTTAAATGGGGAAACAACACTTTTTTTCCCATATTATTTTGATCCAAAAGCTTTTTACTTTGGTTTTGATAATAATCTACTTGTGGAACACTATATTTCTTCTTTACGATTTGCAGCTTCATCATGGACTCAAAGTAAAAGACCAGTAATTGCCTTTTTAGTAAGAGAAGATATGCTAAGAGATCACTCAAAAGATGTAATTATAAAATTGCTTTTAGACTTACAATCAAACTCTTGTGAGACAGTAAAAATAGAAAATGTAAAAGCTGAAGCATTAATTGAACTTGCAGGAAGCGAGAAAATTGATTCTATTAAAACAATACAACTAGAAGCCCTATCTATTCAAGGTGTAGGTAAAAATAAAGAAGAGTATGAACTAGCTGCAATGCAACATGATTGGACTCAAGTAAGAAGTATCGCTCAAAAAAATGAGATTTATGATATACGAGTGGAAGATGCATTAATAGACATACTTATTGCTCAAAAACGTTTAGCTGTTGGACGAGCTTATAGTGTTGATGCAATAATAGATAAACCCCAAAAAGCATCTGAAATCATACAAACTATTTCAAAATACTGTGGAGAAAACAACGCAGAAAAAGTTCTAACACAAGAAATCATTTTACATATAGGTCATCTTATTAAAATAGAGCCTGAACTTTTTACAAATATGCTAACCCTTCGAACTTGGGATTGTATACAGCTTTTAGTAGGACATATAAGTAAAGAAAAATCTCTATCTTTAGGTGATGCTTATGAAGAACTACTAAGATATGCACCTTATGGTATTTATGATACTTTACGTTTTATATTTAAATCATATTCTCAAGAAGTTAAACAGTTAAAAGAGTTGGAAAATTTCTGTGTTTTAGGAGCTAAAAATTTAGATATTTCTATACCTAAAAAAAGTGAACACAATGAAATTAGTGAAATTACAGATTGGGCGGTATGGAGAGAAAAAGTAGCAAGAATTGGAACTTTAAGAGAAAGTTTCTATGAAGATGTTTGGAATATTTTAAAACAATGTAATGGCTTAGTAATTGGAGACAAATATAGCACTCAAAGTAGAATTGGTTCAGAACTAACCCTTGAGTCAACAATAGGAGAGCGAAGTTTTGAGTTAAAAATTGATTCACTTCTACAAAGTATTGCAATACCTGTTTACAAAAAACTAAACATAGAATTAATAGAGACTTTAGTAGAACTATTTCTTGCAAATCCAAAACTATATATTCAAAATGATCTTATATTAGATGTTCTAATAGGTCATGCAGTAAGAATTGCTTGGATGAAGAAAAATAGTGAAAAAAATTATGATGAATATAAAGGCGAGGCATGGAGTTCTTTTTATAAACTCTCTGTAGATGAAGTTCAAGAAAATTTTATTGAAGCATTTAGCTTCTTAATGAAAGAAGAGGATTTAAAATGA